A DNA window from Brassica napus cultivar Da-Ae chromosome C1, Da-Ae, whole genome shotgun sequence contains the following coding sequences:
- the LOC111213199 gene encoding disease resistance protein RPS6-like codes for MATSSSCNWVFDVFPSFSGEDVRRTFLSHLLLSLDHKLITCFKDNEIERSQSIGLELVHAIRDSRIAIVILSKTYASSTWCLNELLEIVKCKEEKGQMVIPVFYGLEPSHVRKQTGEFGETFQMICKNRSDELPDLWKGALTHVANIHGYHSDNWSNEAHLIDDITNDVLGRLVSLTPSMEFADFAGIEDHIAKMSVLLQLELEEVRMVGIWGPVGIGKTTIARALFGRISRHFQSSIFIDRTFISKTMEIFRTANPDDYNMKLRLQECFLSEVLNKKDIKIHHLGVVGERLRHKRVLVVLDDLSDQLVLDSLVGGTQWFGCGSRILVVTKDKHVLRAHGIDRIYEVGLPSDELALDMFCAYAFRENSQRDGFNELAFEVAKFAGNLPLALNVLGLYLRGRDKEDWLDMLPRLRKGPDGKIEKALRVSYDGLGCKEDKALFRHIACLFSGMEANDIKMLLADSGLDVNIGLKNLIDNSLIHERGSCVHTHCLVQEMGKEIVRTQSKKPREREFLVDSKDVCDLFNGNSDSKKVIGISLNLEELYELLRIDKKAFRRLRNLRFLRIYKDSLDLHKQIRLHLPGGLDYLSPKLKLLCWDGFPLPCLPSSFHAEHLIVLRMRSSKLEKLWEEVESPTCPEDMVGVPDSVQMLNELYMNDCESLLTILPTGINLESLYRLDLSGSSRFRSFPYISTNISFLILNQTDIKEVPWWIENFSRLVCLEMWECKRLNYISPNISKLKLLEKVDFSNCGALTDASWLDRPNAETHTKLPALSFINCFKLDQEALIQQSVFKYLILPGGKVPSHFTNQATGSSLVIRLLQSSLSKQLLGFRACLVVDANEPKSKISSWIISCHLTGKDRSSFRSSDCQLDIELPRQMDNHLVIFDCCFPLNEDNDSLAELNYDPVDVEIKFTSDSCCEIKGCGVQLSEVCFSDKQLSSNVCEADKSNMVTAEEFGKSSAEARRSRKRLRVTGKTIQESTDMRCSQTVKERWMYV; via the exons ATGGCCACTTCTTCCTCTTGCAATTGGGTATTCGACGTCTTCCCTAGCTTCAGCGGAGAAGATGTCCGTAGGACATTCCTCAGCCACCTTCTCTTATCCCTCGATCACAAACTAATCACTTGTTTCAAAGACAACGAGATCGAGAGAAGCCAGTCCATCGGCCTGGAGCTAGTACACGCGATCAGAGATTCGAGGATCGCTATCGTTATCTTATCCAAGACGTACGCCTCTTCCACCTGGTGCTTGAACGAGTTGCTGGAGATCGTTAAATGCAAGGAAGAGAAAGGGCAAATGGTGATTCCAGTGTTCTACGGTTTGGAACCATCGCATGTCAGGAAACAGACAGGCGAGTTCGGAGAGACGTTTCAAATGATTTGCAAGAACAGATCAGATGAGTTGCCTGATCTATGGAAAGGAGCTTTGACACATGTAGCAAATATCCATGGATATCACTCTGACAACTG GAGTAACGAAGCACATCTGATTGACGACATCACCAATGATGTTTTGGGTAGACTTGTTAGTTTAACACCGTCAATGGAGTTTGCTGACTTTGCTGGAATCGAAGATCATATAGCTAAGATGAGTGTATTGTTGCAGTTGGAATTAGAGGAAGTGAGGATGGTTGGGATATGGGGTCCCGTTGGGATTGGGAAGACTACCATTGCAAGAGCTCTGTTTGGTCGAATCTCTCGTCACTTCCAAAGTAGCATTTTCATAGACAGGACTTTCATATCGAAGACTATGGAAATCTTCAGGACAGCTAATCCAGACGACTACAACATGAAGTTGCGTTTGCAAGAATGTTTCCTGTCCGAGGTTTTAAACAAAAAGGATATAAAGATACATCATTTAGGCGTGGTCGGAGAGAGGCTAAGGCACAAGAGAGTTCTTGTAGTTCTTGATGATTTGAGTGATCAACTAGTGCTAGATTCCTTGGTTGGTGGAACtcaatggtttggatgtggGAGTAGAATTCTCGTCGTTACAAAAGACAAGCATGTTCTGAGAGCTCATGGGATTGATCGTATTTACGAGGTTGGTCTCCCATCTGATGAACTAGCTCTAGATATGTTTTGCGCATATGCTTTCAGGGAGAACTCCCAACGCGATGGATTTAACGAGCTTGCTTTTGAAGTGGCCAAATTCGCGGGTAATCTTCCTTTGGCTCTTAACGTTTTGGGGTTGTACTTGCGAGGGAGGGACAAAGAGGATTGGTTAGATATGTTGCCTAGGCTTCGGAAAGGACCAGATGGGAAAATCGAGAAAGCACTCAGAGTTAGCTATGATGGGTTAGGCTGCAAAGAAGATAAAGCACTGTTTCGTCACATTGCATGTCTTTTCAGTGGTATGGAAGCCAATGACATCAAGATGTTACTTGCTGATAGTGGCTTGGATGTTAATATTGGGCTTAAAAACTTAATCGATAACTCGCTCATACATGAGAGAGGAAGTTGTGTGCATACACATTGTTTGGTACAAGAAATGGGTAAAGAAATCGTCCGTACACAGTCCAAGAAGCCTAGAGAAAGGGAGTTCTTGGTGGATTCTAAGGATGTTTGTGATCTATTTAATGGTAACTCT GATAGTAAAAAGGTTATTGGTATATCGTTGAATCTAGAAGAGTTGTATGAGCTGTTACGCATCGATAAGAAGGCCTTCAGAAGATTACGTAATCTCCGTTTCTTGAGAATATACAAGGATTCACTAGACTTGCATAAACAAATCAGATTGCATTTACCAGGAGGCCTCGATTATTTGTCCCCTAAGCTTAAGTTGCTTTGTTGGGATGGATTTCCATTGCCATGTTTGCCTTCGAGCTTTCATGCTGAACATCTTATTGTGCTCAGAATGCGGAGCAGCAAGCTCGAGAAACTGTGGGAAGAAGTTGAG TCACCTACATGTCCTGAGGATATGGTGGGAGTTCCTGATTCTGTTCAGATGCTCAATGAATTATATATGAATGATTGTGAATCGCTGCTCACAATTCTTCCTACCGGCATCAACCTGGAATCTCTGTATCGGCTTGATCTTAGTGGATCCTCAAGGTTTAGGAGTTTTCCTTATATCTCAACCAACATCTCATTTCTTATTCTAAACCAAACCGATATCAAAGAAGTTCCTTGGTGGATAGAGAACTTCTCTAGGCTTGTATGCCTAGAGATGTGGGAATGCAAAAGGTTAAACTATATATCACCAAACATTTCCAAACTGAAACTGCTTGAGAAGGTTGACTTTTCAAACTGTGGCGCATTGACTGATGCTAGCTGGCTTGACCGCCCAAATGCGGAAACTCACACTAAGTTACCAGCGCTCAGTTTCATCAACTGCTTCAAATTAGATCAAGAAGCTCTCATTCAACAATCAGTTTTCAAGTACCTGATCTTGCCAGGTGGAAAAGTGCCTTCACATTTCACCAACCAAGCTACCGGAAGCTCTCTGGTCATCCGTCTACTTCAGAGCTCTCTCTCTAAACAGCTCTTGGGGTTTAGAGCTTGCCTTGTGGTTGATGCCAACGAGCCTAAATCCAAAATTTCTAGCTGGATTATAAGTTGTCACCTCACAGGAAAAGACAGGAGCTCCTTTCGTTCCTCTGATTGTCAGCTTGACATAGAGTTGCCGCGTCAGATGGATAATCATCTGGTTATCTTCGACTGTTGTTTCCCTCTAAACGAAGACAATGATTCTCTAGCTGAACTGAACTACGATCCAGTGGATGTAGAGATTAAATTCACTAGTGACTCTTGTTGCGAAATTAAAGGATGTGGAGTACAACTCTCTGAGGTTTGTTTTTCGGACAAACAACTTAGTAGTAATGTTTGTGAAGCTGATAAAAGCAACATGGTTACTGCTGAAGAGTTTGGAAAGAGCAGTGCAGAGGCAAGGAGAAGTAGGAAGCGTTTGCGG GTAACGGGAAAGACCATTCAAGAAAGTACGGACATGCGCTGCAGCCAAACCGTCAAGGAACGCTGGATGTATGTTTGA
- the LOC111213200 gene encoding uncharacterized protein LOC111213200 codes for MEEMRRGVPTWQEELASLMDGGLQYDDGSPIGQDSRSGFESSVDGSGSGSESAESLKDQVTGFMKSWGEMLMDLAVGCKDVVQQTLVSEDSVVVRKLRKPVAKLNFLNEYLPEDRDPAHAWPVIFFVFLIALAALSFGSDNSTSVPVLKKLRLHPPGASRVELPDGRYLAYQELGVSSDRARYSLIVPHSFLSSRLAGIPGVKDSLLKDYGVRLVSYDLPGFGESDPHRARNLSSSASDMIDLASALGIVEKFWLLGYSSGSMHAWAAMRYFPERIAGVAMIAPMISPYEASMSKEETAKTWEQWLRKRKFKYFLARRWPSLLPFFYRRSFLSGYLQPLDQWMSISLGEKDKHVMRDPVFEEHYQRNVEESTRQGTAKPFVEEAVLHVSNWGFNLPDFRLQKKCKANGVLSWLMSMYSESECELVGFGKPIHIWQGMEDRVAPPSVTDYISRVIPEATVHRLPSEGHFSYFFFCDECHKEIFSALYGEPQGPVELTEERTETHKPDQPETGSSNISTT; via the exons ATGGAGGAGATGCGGAGAGGAGTGCCTACGTGGCAAGAAGAGTTAGCGAGTCTCATGGACGGGGGACTACAATACGACGACGGATCTCCCATCGGTCAAGATTCCAGGTCGGGTTTCGAGTCGTCGGTGGATGGATCCGGGTCCGGATCCGAATCGGCCGAGAGTTTGAAGGATCAGGTCACGGGGTTTATGAAGTCGTGGGGAGAGATGCTTATGGATCTCGCCGTGGGATGCAAGGACGTTGTGCAGCAGACTCTGGTCAGCGAAGACTCGGTCGTCGTGCGTAAGCTCCGTAAACCAGTTGCTAAGTTAAACTTCCTCAACGAGTACTTGCCTGAGGATCGTGATCCCGCTCATGCCTGGCCTgtcatcttcttcgtcttcctcatTGCTCTCGCAG CATTAAGTTTTGGTTCTGACAATTCAACATCCGTCCCCGTGTTAAAGAAACTCCGTCTGCATCCTCCCGGTGCAAGCCGTGTAGAGCTTCCTGACGGTAGATATTTAGCTTACCAGGAGCTTGGTGTTTCATCCGACAGAGCTAGATACTCTTTAATCGTTCCTCATTCTTTTCTGTCCTCTCGTCTTGCAG GTATACCTGGAGTAAAAGATTCGTTGCTCAAGGACTATGGTGTACGTCTAGTGTCGTATGATCTACCAGGGTTTGGAGAGAGTGATCCTCATCGTGCTCGTAACCTTAGCTCATCGGCTTCGGATATGATTGATCTAGCGTCTGCTCTTGGGATCGTTGAGAAGTTCTGGTTACTCGGCTATTCTAGTGGCAGTATGCATGCTTGGGCTGCGATGAGATACTTTCCTGAGAGAATAGCTG GAGTTGCAATGATAGCTCCTATGATCAGTCCATATGAGGCGAGCATGAGTAAGGAAGAGACGGCGAAGACGTGGGAGCAGTGGCTAAGAAAGAGGaaatttaaatactttttgGCTCGTAGGTGGCCGAGTCTTCTTCCTTTCTTCTACCGTAGGTCCTTCCTCTCCGGTTATCTTCAACCGCTGGATCAGTGGATGTCAATCTCATTAGGTGAAAAG GACAAACATGTGATGAGAGATCCAGTCTTTGAAGAACATTACCAAAGGAACGTGGAAGAGTCTACACGCCAAGGAACGGCTAAACCATTTGTGGAAGAAGCCGTGTTACACGTGTCAAACTGGGGGTTTAACCTTCCTGACTTCCGCTTGCAGAAAAAGTGTAAAGCCAACGGGGTACTCTCTTGGCTAATGTCGATGTACAGCGAGTCAGAATGTGAGCTTGTTGGGTTTGGGAAACCCATACACATATGGCAG GGTATGGAGGACCGAGTGGCACCACCTTCAGTGACGGATTACATAAGCAGGGTTATACCAGAAGCAACGGTGCATAGACTACCAAGCGAAGGGCATTTCTCGTACTTCTTTTTCTGTGATGAGTGTCACAAGGAGATATTCTCTGCTCTATATGGAGAACCGCAGGGTCCAGTAGAGTTAACAGAAGAAAGAACAGAAACTCATAAACCGGATCAACCGGAGACAGGTTCATCCAACATTAGTACTACCTAA
- the LOC111213198 gene encoding 40S ribosomal protein S23-2, with translation MGKTRGMGAGRKLKRLRINQRWADKQYKKSHQGNEWKKPFAGSSHAKGIVLEKIGIEAKQPNSAIRKCARVQLIKNGKKIAAFVPNDGCLNYIEENDEVLIAGFGRKGHAVGDIPGVRFKVVKVSGVSLLALFKEKKEKPRS, from the exons ATGGG TAAGACACGTGGTATGGGAGCTGGGCGAAAGCTGAAGAGGCTTAGGATAAACCAGAGGTGGGCGGACAAGCAGTACAAGAAGTCTCACCAAGGCAATGAGTGGAAGAAGCCATTTGCTGGATCTTCTCATGCCAAGGGAATCGTCCTTGAGAAGAT TGGTATTGAGGCCAAGCAGCCTAACTCTGCCATTCGTAAATGTGCTAGAGTTCAGCTGATCAAGAACGGCAAAAAGATTGCTGCTTTCGTTCCTAACGATGGTTGCTTGAACTACATTGAAGAGAAT GACGAAGTGTTGATTGCTGGGTTTGGGCGTAAAGGTCATGCCGTCGGAGATATTCCCGGTGTTAGATTCAAGGTGGTGAAGGTCTCTGGTGTCTCACTCTTGGCTCTTTtcaaggagaagaaggagaagcctAGGTCTTAG